Proteins from one Halopseudomonas pelagia genomic window:
- the ttcA gene encoding tRNA 2-thiocytidine(32) synthetase TtcA, producing the protein MREKEQHNANKLLKRLRGNVGKAVADFSMIEAGDKILAAVSGGKDSYFMLDCLLHLKRVAPFNFDVVAVNLDQKQPGFPERILPEYFENNGIDYFIIDKDTYSIVKEKVPEGKTTCALCSRLRRGSLYGFAEEIGATKLALGHHMDDMVETLFLNMLFNGKMKAMPPKLLSDDKRNIVIRPLAYCRERDIAKLAELNNYPIIPCNLCGSQENLQRQNIKQMLLDWEKRQPGCIESIFNSTQNISPSQLADRALFDFHSLALNREDEVNRTQDMRVEISSTSFIEAINL; encoded by the coding sequence ATGAGAGAAAAAGAGCAGCACAATGCAAACAAGCTCCTAAAGAGGCTTCGTGGCAATGTTGGAAAGGCTGTAGCTGATTTTTCGATGATTGAGGCGGGAGACAAAATATTAGCTGCGGTCAGCGGGGGGAAAGACTCATATTTTATGTTAGATTGCCTCCTGCATTTAAAGAGAGTAGCGCCGTTTAATTTCGATGTTGTTGCTGTCAACCTTGATCAGAAACAGCCAGGTTTCCCTGAGCGTATCCTGCCGGAATATTTTGAAAACAATGGAATTGACTACTTCATTATTGATAAGGACACATACTCGATAGTTAAGGAAAAAGTGCCGGAAGGTAAAACTACGTGTGCGCTTTGCTCGCGCCTTAGAAGAGGTTCGCTGTATGGTTTTGCAGAAGAAATTGGCGCTACGAAGTTAGCTCTGGGGCACCATATGGATGACATGGTTGAGACACTTTTCTTGAATATGCTGTTCAACGGGAAAATGAAGGCGATGCCTCCAAAATTGTTAAGCGATGACAAAAGAAATATTGTCATACGGCCCTTGGCGTATTGTCGTGAGAGAGATATTGCGAAATTGGCTGAGCTGAATAATTACCCAATAATCCCTTGCAATCTGTGCGGCTCCCAAGAAAATCTCCAGCGTCAGAATATAAAGCAAATGCTGCTTGATTGGGAAAAACGCCAACCAGGCTGCATTGAGAGTATTTTTAATAGCACGCAAAATATCAGTCCCAGCCAATTAGCAGATCGAGCTCTCTTCGACTTCCATAGCCTCGCTTTAAACAGGGAGGATGAGGTTAACCGTACTCAAGACATGCGTGTAGAGATATCTTCGACTAGTTTTATTGAGGCAATCAATCTCTGA
- a CDS encoding DUF6957 family protein, with protein MTKEDALLYMRERQDLRPYCIVRDWIWVDLDLNQQQLNVLESTGKQPAIIYAHTVLFDSEKRLDIGDFVRTSPLVAFEDGYLFATANTTYVLLGNGVRKLAKVEMVGRIF; from the coding sequence ATGACCAAAGAAGATGCTCTTTTGTATATGCGAGAGCGACAAGATCTTAGACCGTACTGCATTGTACGCGACTGGATATGGGTTGATCTGGACTTAAATCAACAGCAGCTAAATGTCTTAGAGTCAACTGGTAAGCAGCCAGCTATAATATATGCGCACACTGTCCTGTTTGACTCCGAAAAACGCCTCGATATTGGTGATTTTGTGCGCACTTCGCCACTTGTTGCTTTCGAGGATGGGTACCTGTTTGCGACTGCAAACACAACTTATGTATTGCTGGGAAATGGTGTGCGTAAGCTTGCGAAGGTAGAAATGGTAGGACGTATTTTTTGA
- a CDS encoding DEAD/DEAH box helicase family protein, protein MTGHVRRNTHLAQLSELGIGIVDNESISRHSFVRSDGCWNFDFAELYRRKNSALNHQLVRPSGVTTKLSDHQIRLINNIQANQEDSIEAQAYAGTGKTFVLDEIMARMPDRKFIFLADVEPKLRAIRDRFPKERLKTSTFKRLAESLLSNGSRALQIRMVEASRLTLSYSGLAERASLSGIGSQSATQVAAICWAAIFKFCMSKDPQITLDHIPLLPAQGYSNYEKQILIAAATTLWVKLSHWDLEAPLLPIRGYHRIKQASLAQLYIPESIDTILIDEAHDLTAPMVEILDRSPQTVISLGDQLQNLEGSYIPHNALVRHRDMSISLRAGQPLVHHINQIIELFPAAPSDPFVADKEKEMIVAEYPANSFPPEHTVILVADDWGLFDWLIRSRHMNQSVAVVDWDSSFERFLESCLNLYLRDEKPISGPITHYKTWGQLRDQMMWNDAFVRVEQWLGTVGARYGVSGLYKCAHIGELSNKRLARSLIATVFTVKNFEFSRLTISEDLYYAPDLRGKKLMSKKLALLYTAMTRASGKLYIPESHREWTSYIRRESSFLK, encoded by the coding sequence ATGACCGGTCACGTTCGCCGGAATACGCACCTTGCACAGTTGTCTGAATTAGGAATAGGTATTGTCGATAACGAGAGCATCTCAAGGCATTCCTTTGTAAGGTCAGATGGATGTTGGAATTTTGATTTTGCTGAGCTTTACCGGAGAAAAAATTCGGCTTTGAATCACCAACTTGTACGACCTAGTGGCGTCACCACCAAATTAAGCGACCATCAGATTCGATTGATCAACAACATTCAGGCAAATCAAGAGGACTCCATAGAAGCTCAAGCTTACGCAGGCACGGGAAAGACGTTCGTTTTAGACGAAATCATGGCAAGAATGCCAGATCGAAAATTCATTTTTTTGGCAGACGTTGAACCCAAGCTCAGAGCGATTCGTGATCGCTTTCCTAAAGAACGTCTAAAGACTTCAACTTTTAAAAGATTAGCTGAGTCTCTGCTATCAAATGGAAGCAGAGCTCTACAAATTAGAATGGTAGAGGCATCTAGGTTAACACTATCTTATTCAGGTCTAGCTGAGCGAGCCTCTCTTAGTGGTATAGGCAGTCAGAGTGCGACTCAGGTAGCAGCAATATGCTGGGCAGCTATCTTCAAGTTTTGCATGTCAAAAGATCCTCAGATCACCCTGGATCATATTCCATTATTACCTGCTCAAGGGTATAGCAACTATGAAAAACAAATCTTGATAGCTGCGGCTACCACTCTATGGGTAAAGCTCTCACATTGGGACTTAGAAGCCCCTCTTCTACCAATCCGAGGCTACCATAGAATAAAACAAGCTTCATTGGCTCAGCTCTACATTCCTGAGAGCATTGACACGATACTGATCGACGAGGCTCATGACCTTACTGCGCCGATGGTTGAAATACTCGATAGATCTCCTCAAACGGTAATATCCCTCGGTGACCAGCTCCAAAATCTTGAAGGTAGTTATATTCCTCATAATGCACTAGTACGACATCGGGATATGAGTATTTCCCTCCGGGCAGGCCAGCCTTTAGTTCATCATATCAATCAAATCATAGAGCTTTTTCCTGCCGCGCCGTCAGACCCCTTCGTCGCGGATAAAGAGAAGGAGATGATTGTTGCAGAGTATCCGGCTAACTCTTTTCCACCTGAGCATACCGTGATACTTGTAGCAGATGATTGGGGGCTTTTTGATTGGCTTATACGCAGCCGTCACATGAATCAGAGTGTGGCCGTTGTAGACTGGGATTCGAGTTTTGAGCGGTTTTTAGAAAGCTGCCTTAATTTGTATTTACGCGATGAAAAACCAATATCGGGTCCGATTACACACTATAAAACGTGGGGTCAGCTTCGTGATCAGATGATGTGGAATGACGCTTTCGTCCGGGTTGAGCAATGGCTGGGGACGGTTGGTGCCAGATATGGTGTTTCAGGCCTTTATAAGTGTGCCCACATTGGCGAGCTTTCAAACAAAAGACTTGCACGATCATTAATCGCAACAGTTTTTACTGTCAAAAACTTTGAGTTCTCACGATTAACGATTTCTGAAGATCTGTACTATGCACCTGATTTAAGAGGTAAAAAGTTGATGTCTAAAAAGTTGGCATTGCTGTACACAGCAATGACGAGAGCTTCTGGTAAGCTATACATTCCTGAGAGTCATCGTGAGTGGACTTCATATATCAGACGCGAGTCAAGTTTTCTGAAATAA
- the istB gene encoding IS21-like element helper ATPase IstB — protein MLTHNTLNTLRHLKLTGMCDALEQQRAQPATHDLAFEERLALLVDREVLHRENRRLDRLLKAARLRVQACIEDIDYRHPRGLERSRMAGLASCDWIGQSLNLCITGPTGCGKTWLACALGNQACRQGLSVRYLRVPRLFEQVRIAHGDGSYARLMTQLLKTDLLILDDWGMQKVNAQQRQDLMEVIEDRHGRGSTLIASQLPTEHWHEYIGSATLADAILDRLLHGAHRLNLKGESLRKANAQNAVSIDPS, from the coding sequence ATGCTGACTCACAACACACTCAACACCCTGCGCCACCTCAAGCTAACGGGCATGTGCGACGCCTTGGAACAGCAGCGGGCGCAGCCCGCAACCCATGACCTGGCGTTCGAGGAGCGCCTGGCCCTGCTGGTAGACCGGGAAGTGCTGCACCGGGAGAACCGTCGGCTGGACCGGCTACTGAAGGCTGCTCGCTTGCGCGTGCAGGCCTGCATCGAAGACATCGACTATCGCCACCCGCGAGGGCTGGAACGTTCCCGTATGGCAGGCCTGGCCAGCTGTGACTGGATCGGTCAATCGCTGAATCTGTGTATCACCGGTCCCACCGGCTGTGGCAAGACATGGCTGGCTTGCGCCCTGGGCAACCAGGCCTGCCGCCAAGGGCTATCCGTCCGCTACTTGCGGGTGCCACGGCTGTTCGAGCAAGTGCGGATCGCCCACGGCGATGGCAGCTACGCCCGCCTGATGACGCAGCTGTTGAAAACCGATCTGCTGATTCTAGATGACTGGGGCATGCAGAAGGTCAATGCCCAGCAACGACAGGATCTGATGGAGGTGATCGAGGACCGTCATGGACGTGGTTCAACGCTCATTGCCAGTCAGCTACCCACCGAACACTGGCACGAGTACATCGGCTCCGCCACGCTCGCCGACGCCATCCTGGACCGGCTCCTGCACGGCGCCCACCGGCTCAATCTGAAGGGGGAATCACTGAGAAAGGCTAACGCTCAAAACGCGGTATCGATTGACCCATCGTGA
- the istA gene encoding IS21 family transposase, with product MPAARISMRQIIEVLRLKYEAGLSHERIARACGLSKGVVGKYVSLAQVQGVTWPLPKDLDKVRLYALLFPAKAPPSRFAEPDYFEVHQELKTKGVTLQLLWAEYVERHGDKAYRYSQYCHHYRLWRGRQRRSMRQVHRAGEKIFIDYCGPTVPVVDRSTGEVRKAQVFVAVLGASSYTFAEATWSQSLPDWIASHQRMFRFFGGVPELLVPDNLKAAVTKADRYSPTINETYAELACHYQTAVLPARPYKPKDKAKAETSVLLVERWILARLRHQMFFSLAELNAAIAALLPALNQRLFQGRTESRQSLFDALDRPALRPLPVAPYTYAEWRKARPGIDYHIEVDKRLYSVPHALVGLVLDVRLTDTALEVMHKGQRVALHPRHGKSRFVTLTEHMPKAHQAHKDWSPQRFLNWAKDIGPGTLEVVQSQLKDRPHPEHGYRACLGLLSLSRRYSRERLEQACARALSINSASYQSITSILKQGLDQFPLPLADDERDLTDLPAHTNVRGPHYYH from the coding sequence ATGCCGGCTGCGAGGATTTCCATGCGACAGATCATCGAGGTCTTGCGCCTCAAATACGAAGCCGGTCTCAGTCACGAGCGCATTGCTCGTGCCTGCGGACTCTCCAAGGGCGTGGTCGGCAAGTACGTCAGCCTGGCCCAGGTTCAGGGCGTTACCTGGCCACTGCCGAAGGACCTGGACAAGGTTCGGCTGTACGCGCTGCTGTTCCCGGCCAAGGCGCCACCGTCACGCTTTGCCGAGCCCGACTACTTCGAGGTTCATCAAGAGCTCAAGACCAAAGGCGTCACTCTGCAACTGCTCTGGGCCGAATACGTAGAACGCCACGGCGACAAGGCGTATCGCTACAGCCAGTACTGCCACCACTACCGGCTCTGGCGTGGCCGGCAGCGCCGCAGCATGCGACAGGTCCACCGGGCTGGCGAGAAGATCTTTATCGATTACTGCGGCCCTACTGTGCCGGTGGTGGACCGCTCTACCGGTGAGGTGCGCAAGGCCCAGGTCTTTGTGGCAGTGCTGGGCGCGTCCAGTTACACCTTCGCCGAGGCTACCTGGAGCCAGAGCCTTCCAGACTGGATCGCCTCCCACCAAAGGATGTTCAGGTTCTTTGGCGGGGTACCGGAACTGCTGGTTCCGGATAACCTCAAGGCGGCGGTGACCAAGGCGGACCGCTACAGTCCGACGATCAACGAGACCTATGCTGAGCTGGCCTGCCATTACCAGACGGCGGTATTGCCAGCACGGCCCTACAAGCCCAAGGATAAGGCGAAGGCCGAGACGTCGGTGCTGTTGGTCGAGCGCTGGATCCTGGCCCGTTTACGGCATCAGATGTTCTTCTCCCTGGCCGAACTCAATGCCGCCATTGCAGCGTTGCTACCAGCCCTGAACCAGCGCCTGTTCCAGGGTCGAACCGAGAGCCGTCAGAGCCTGTTCGACGCACTTGATCGACCGGCACTGCGGCCTCTGCCAGTAGCGCCCTATACCTACGCCGAATGGCGCAAGGCCAGGCCAGGCATCGACTACCACATCGAGGTCGACAAACGCCTGTACAGCGTACCTCACGCCTTGGTGGGGCTGGTTCTGGACGTACGGTTAACGGATACCGCCCTGGAGGTCATGCACAAGGGCCAGCGGGTGGCATTACATCCCCGCCACGGGAAGAGCCGCTTCGTAACCCTGACCGAACACATGCCCAAGGCGCATCAGGCCCACAAGGACTGGTCGCCGCAGCGCTTCCTCAACTGGGCCAAGGACATCGGCCCCGGCACGCTGGAGGTGGTGCAGAGCCAGCTCAAGGACCGCCCTCATCCAGAGCATGGCTACCGCGCTTGTTTGGGATTGCTGAGTCTCAGTCGGCGCTACAGCCGTGAACGCCTTGAACAAGCCTGTGCCCGGGCGCTGTCGATCAACTCGGCCAGCTACCAGAGCATCACCTCGATCCTGAAACAGGGGCTGGACCAGTTCCCGCTGCCTCTGGCCGACGATGAGCGTGACCTGACCGACCTGCCGGCGCACACCAACGTTCGCGGCCCGCATTACTACCACTGA
- a CDS encoding HAD domain-containing protein has protein sequence MLLFLDYDGVLHPDAVYRRVDGQIELLSEGALFMWAPLLEELLQPFPEVGIVLSTSWVRNLGFQRAKGMLSAALAARLVGATWHSAMKRNSTDTVLWDQQSRYEQIATYLNRLGRFDSWLAIDDDGSGWPEDSLHRLVKTDGMLGISEARVRQEIISTLRR, from the coding sequence ATGCTGTTATTTCTCGATTACGATGGTGTCTTACATCCCGACGCCGTCTATAGGCGAGTGGATGGTCAGATCGAGCTCCTGTCTGAGGGCGCTCTGTTTATGTGGGCACCGCTGCTTGAAGAACTGCTCCAACCCTTCCCTGAAGTAGGTATCGTACTGTCCACGAGCTGGGTTAGGAACCTAGGGTTTCAGCGAGCCAAAGGTATGTTATCAGCCGCGCTTGCAGCTAGGCTGGTGGGTGCCACGTGGCATTCTGCTATGAAGCGAAACAGCACAGACACTGTTCTTTGGGATCAACAAAGTCGTTATGAACAAATTGCCACCTATCTCAATCGCTTAGGCCGATTCGATAGCTGGCTTGCAATTGATGATGATGGATCCGGCTGGCCAGAGGACAGTCTGCATAGATTAGTTAAGACTGATGGCATGCTTGGAATTTCCGAGGCAAGGGTTCGGCAAGAGATTATTTCTACCTTAAGGCGTTAG
- a CDS encoding metallophosphoesterase gives MRLNEPVSPVLSVHRILPANLNGRDWVCSDLHGHLPKLLEQLRSVKFNPLSDRLILLGDLIDRGPHSYQTLQWVLTTPWCHSVIGNHELMLWAAVQNPELTSKRLAMGGAWTHSLDSEELRILAEAVQTHFPLSYSVPTDIGMIGLVHSQSPVDDWNEMQHIVFSESLAKCCTWAWSRAYQHGEYIQNVEAVVSGHIGTDKIVIRGNQLWIDTLERTGQPTLLSAKELLDLVRSR, from the coding sequence ATGAGACTTAATGAGCCAGTCTCACCAGTGCTGAGTGTTCACCGCATCCTTCCAGCTAACTTGAACGGAAGAGATTGGGTTTGCTCAGACCTTCATGGACATCTGCCAAAACTTTTGGAACAGCTGAGGTCAGTGAAATTTAACCCCCTCTCTGACAGACTAATATTACTGGGTGACCTGATTGATCGCGGACCCCATTCTTATCAAACCCTACAATGGGTGCTCACCACCCCGTGGTGCCACAGCGTGATAGGTAACCATGAGCTTATGCTATGGGCTGCTGTCCAGAACCCCGAACTCACAAGTAAACGATTAGCCATGGGTGGAGCTTGGACCCACTCGCTGGATAGTGAGGAGCTGCGTATCCTCGCAGAGGCCGTACAGACTCACTTCCCTTTATCCTATAGCGTACCAACAGATATAGGGATGATTGGGCTGGTCCATTCTCAAAGCCCTGTCGACGACTGGAACGAAATGCAGCACATTGTTTTCTCTGAATCATTGGCTAAGTGCTGTACCTGGGCATGGTCGCGTGCCTACCAGCATGGCGAATATATCCAGAATGTGGAAGCTGTTGTCTCTGGTCATATTGGTACAGACAAGATTGTCATACGCGGTAACCAGCTTTGGATAGATACTTTAGAACGGACCGGACAACCAACCCTACTGAGCGCAAAGGAATTACTAGATCTTGTAAGAAGCCGCTAG